A single window of Chloracidobacterium thermophilum B DNA harbors:
- a CDS encoding tetratricopeptide repeat protein: MPFLRMRHHLWPVRLVVWLVLAWTAGAVTAQTESPSARANIVVRTDERLFVTLAALNLAGFDAETPDAPPNEVWAQLLRDLQQTTPPEIAEKLRAFWKQLPEAERHRPTLLGSAVALALLARPLPDFTLPPTETLPPDVRPLAGLAPLVAEFAARSPVRTAFPKYAANYTAFTERLQSIADEETLRLLTFLHTQPIVTARDAPPIADLDTLTSANLPAGELRERTRRMFILPDLLGPVGRVVTRNDILNGADRRTYRRPGDEFFLVVSAPREAPNRAIRRALLRFLLEPVIARSGKLIADRRTAIVKLAGSLPNADPALKSNVFEIVRESLSRAIEARLSIQAARQAARQTDDDTERAQLQLADEEARVELLGVWERGGVLALHFFEQLAALDETGVDILDWLPRMVSGFDAERERRRPTELAALRARVEERRQLVRAAPAARNLSRIEQADALLRAKKYAEARQVLEALLREDPQDARAAFGLAELTAKQPTTVETDPAADESEQLAALQERLEQAVELYERAARLAKPEERWLASRAYVAIGKIYDLADRRPEALAAYERAIALGDVRGGAYAEAVAGKERPFRPDKQP, encoded by the coding sequence ATGCCCTTCTTACGGATGCGACACCACCTCTGGCCCGTCAGGCTTGTGGTCTGGTTGGTCCTGGCCTGGACAGCCGGAGCCGTCACCGCGCAAACCGAGTCGCCATCCGCCCGGGCCAACATCGTCGTGAGAACGGATGAGCGGCTCTTTGTGACGCTCGCTGCGCTCAATCTGGCCGGCTTCGACGCCGAAACGCCGGACGCCCCGCCCAATGAAGTCTGGGCACAACTGCTTCGCGATCTCCAGCAAACCACCCCACCGGAAATCGCCGAAAAGCTGCGCGCTTTCTGGAAACAGTTACCTGAAGCCGAACGCCACCGCCCGACCCTTCTGGGCAGCGCCGTGGCACTGGCCCTGCTGGCGCGCCCGTTGCCGGATTTCACCCTGCCGCCCACCGAGACCCTGCCGCCAGATGTGCGTCCTCTGGCCGGTCTGGCGCCACTGGTGGCCGAATTTGCCGCCCGCTCCCCGGTGCGGACGGCATTTCCCAAATACGCCGCCAACTACACGGCCTTTACCGAACGGCTCCAGTCCATCGCTGATGAAGAAACCCTCCGCCTGCTGACGTTTCTGCACACGCAGCCCATCGTCACGGCCCGGGACGCGCCGCCCATTGCCGATCTCGACACCCTGACCAGTGCCAACCTGCCGGCCGGTGAACTCCGCGAACGTACCCGGCGGATGTTCATCCTGCCTGACCTGCTGGGCCCGGTGGGGCGGGTTGTCACGCGCAATGACATTCTGAACGGTGCAGACCGGCGTACCTACCGCCGGCCCGGAGACGAGTTCTTTCTCGTCGTCAGCGCCCCTCGGGAAGCCCCCAACCGGGCTATCCGGCGGGCATTGCTGCGCTTTCTTCTGGAGCCGGTCATTGCCCGTTCGGGCAAACTCATCGCCGACCGGCGTACTGCCATTGTGAAACTGGCCGGCAGCCTCCCCAATGCTGATCCGGCCTTGAAAAGCAACGTCTTTGAAATCGTCCGGGAATCTCTGAGCCGGGCCATCGAGGCCCGCCTGTCCATTCAGGCGGCACGGCAGGCCGCGCGCCAGACGGACGATGACACCGAACGGGCCCAGCTTCAGCTTGCCGATGAAGAAGCGCGCGTCGAACTGCTGGGCGTCTGGGAGCGTGGCGGCGTTCTGGCCCTGCACTTCTTCGAGCAGCTTGCCGCACTTGATGAAACCGGCGTGGACATTCTCGACTGGCTTCCGCGCATGGTGTCGGGTTTTGACGCTGAACGCGAACGCCGCCGCCCGACGGAACTGGCCGCCCTGCGCGCCCGGGTCGAAGAGCGCCGGCAGCTTGTCCGCGCTGCCCCGGCGGCTAGAAACCTTTCGCGCATCGAGCAGGCCGACGCCCTCCTGCGCGCCAAAAAATACGCCGAGGCGCGGCAGGTACTCGAAGCCCTGCTGCGTGAAGACCCCCAGGATGCCCGCGCCGCCTTCGGCCTCGCGGAACTCACGGCCAAACAACCCACCACTGTGGAAACGGACCCTGCCGCCGATGAAAGCGAACAGTTGGCCGCCCTCCAGGAACGGCTCGAACAGGCCGTCGAGCTGTACGAACGCGCGGCCCGGCTGGCCAAGCCCGAAGAACGCTGGCTGGCATCGCGGGCCTACGTCGCCATCGGCAAGATTTACGACCTCGCCGACCGGCGGCCGGAAGCCCTGGCTGCCTACGAGCGGGCCATTGCCCTTGGCGACGTACGGGGCGGTGCTTACGCCGAAGCTGTGGCCGGAAAGGAACGTCCGTTCCGCCCGGACAAACAGCCCTGA
- a CDS encoding NAD-dependent epimerase/dehydratase family protein has protein sequence MARILVTGGLGVVGTWLVRELRERHHDVISCDLAHQPDEVAFGLHGDIREPRYARCDISEFRQLVRLFEHFGRFDYVFHCAAEFGRWNGEDFYETLWRTNVIGTKHLLRLQESQRFRMVHFSSSEVYGDYPHLMAEHITDEVEIKQLNDYALSKWVNEIQIRNAIAQHGVETVVVRLFNTYGPGEYYSPYRSVNCRFLYCALHGLPWTVYRGHARTSTFLADTIRTVANLVEHFKPGETYNIGGDQLHTIEELSDLVLKVTGASPTLVRYADAEPLTTKIKLVDTSKAVRDLDHRNTYSLEEGLRLTADWMRQVYKPNR, from the coding sequence ATGGCACGGATTCTGGTCACGGGCGGGTTGGGTGTCGTTGGCACCTGGCTCGTCCGTGAGCTTCGTGAACGACATCACGATGTCATCTCCTGTGACCTCGCGCACCAGCCCGACGAAGTCGCGTTTGGGCTGCACGGAGACATCCGCGAACCGCGCTATGCCCGCTGCGACATCAGCGAGTTTCGCCAACTCGTCCGCCTGTTTGAGCACTTCGGCCGTTTCGACTACGTCTTCCACTGCGCCGCCGAGTTTGGACGCTGGAACGGAGAAGACTTCTACGAAACGCTCTGGCGCACGAACGTCATTGGCACCAAGCACCTGCTGCGCCTCCAGGAAAGCCAGCGGTTCCGGATGGTGCACTTCTCTTCATCGGAAGTCTATGGCGACTATCCCCACCTGATGGCCGAACACATCACGGACGAAGTCGAAATCAAGCAACTCAACGATTACGCCCTGTCAAAGTGGGTCAACGAGATACAAATCCGCAACGCCATTGCCCAGCATGGCGTCGAAACAGTTGTCGTGCGCCTGTTCAACACTTACGGTCCGGGTGAGTACTACAGCCCTTACCGCTCGGTGAACTGCCGCTTTCTCTACTGCGCTCTGCACGGCCTGCCGTGGACGGTCTATCGCGGCCATGCCCGGACTTCCACGTTTCTGGCCGATACCATCCGCACGGTGGCCAACCTGGTTGAACACTTCAAGCCGGGCGAAACCTACAACATCGGCGGCGACCAGCTTCACACCATCGAGGAACTCTCCGACCTGGTGCTGAAAGTGACCGGCGCTTCACCCACCCTGGTACGCTATGCCGACGCCGAACCGCTGACGACCAAAATCAAGCTGGTGGACACGAGCAAAGCCGTGCGTGACCTTGACCACCGCAACACCTACAGTCTTGAAGAAGGCCTGCGCCTGACGGCCGACTGGATGCGGCAGGTGTATAAACCCAACCGGTAA
- a CDS encoding STAS domain-containing protein → MSLTISHRTVGDVAILDLSGKITIGEGSVQLREAVKSLLENGNKNILLNLGDVSYVDSSGIGELVHSYTTVKNQQGQLKLLNLTKKIQDLLMITKLLTVFDTFDNEADAIASFS, encoded by the coding sequence ATGTCACTGACCATTTCCCATCGTACTGTTGGCGATGTCGCCATCCTGGACCTCAGCGGCAAAATCACGATTGGTGAAGGCAGCGTCCAACTCCGGGAAGCTGTCAAGTCCCTGCTCGAAAATGGCAACAAAAACATCCTGCTCAACCTGGGCGATGTGAGCTACGTGGACAGCTCCGGGATTGGTGAACTCGTCCATAGCTACACGACGGTCAAAAATCAGCAGGGGCAACTCAAGCTGCTGAACCTCACGAAGAAGATTCAGGACCTGCTGATGATTACCAAGCTGCTGACGGTGTTCGATACGTTCGACAACGAAGCCGACGCTATTGCCAGCTTTTCCTGA
- a CDS encoding ATP-binding protein yields the protein MPDDIQGAADTVIEVTIASHYRFVEMVGAVADQLTQLAGFEAENADWVGLAVRESIVNAIKHGNQLDISKPVQVRFQLTDEKLIVVVRDRGQGFDADHLADPRDPENLLNPNGRGIFYMRTFMDTVEFLPHQQGGLEVRMVKYRPTSQARSNGSSASHSRSRD from the coding sequence ATGCCAGATGACATTCAGGGTGCGGCCGATACGGTCATTGAAGTCACGATTGCAAGTCACTACCGGTTCGTGGAAATGGTTGGGGCCGTTGCCGACCAGTTGACACAACTGGCGGGATTCGAGGCTGAAAATGCAGACTGGGTTGGATTGGCCGTTCGGGAATCCATCGTCAACGCCATCAAGCACGGTAACCAACTCGATATTTCCAAACCGGTTCAGGTTCGCTTTCAGTTGACGGATGAAAAACTCATCGTCGTCGTACGTGATCGTGGCCAAGGCTTTGATGCCGATCACCTGGCTGACCCGCGTGACCCGGAGAACCTGCTGAACCCCAATGGCCGGGGCATTTTTTACATGCGAACCTTCATGGATACCGTCGAATTCCTGCCCCATCAGCAGGGCGGACTCGAAGTGCGCATGGTGAAGTACCGCCCGACCAGCCAGGCCCGCAGCAACGGCAGTAGCGCCAGCCACAGCCGCAGCCGAGACTGA
- a CDS encoding alpha/beta fold hydrolase has translation MKAKQWLAALGGATLAGGLAWQYLKRPRDVRWIDYVGELPHPDASRFTVVDGVRLHYQEFGAPDAPVLLLLHGYCSSNYTWKDVVEPLAAAGYRVIAPDLKGFGFSEKPADRRYHVQDHAQLVIGLLDRLGIETATFVGNSFGGAVALACALMWASRVTGLVLIDAAYNDAPLRQYPFSLYARIARTWLVGEAAVPLLMATRQTSETLLRGFFHDQQVVTPERITAYFRALRTVEGQRAALTTARQWDLNWIEQELSGITVPVLIIWGEYDRSIPVTLGVRLRARLPQAEFVVIPDCGHIPEEERPEETTALILDFCRRQAVRPVPSLAASATAALAAGASSTGAPVNLAVAVQPDTSASADTTPPHTTSPQAAEESPAE, from the coding sequence GTGAAAGCAAAACAATGGTTGGCAGCGCTGGGGGGAGCCACCCTGGCCGGTGGTTTGGCCTGGCAGTATCTCAAGCGTCCGCGCGATGTGCGCTGGATTGATTACGTGGGTGAACTACCGCACCCGGATGCCAGTCGCTTTACGGTGGTGGATGGTGTGCGGTTGCACTACCAGGAATTTGGCGCCCCGGACGCGCCGGTGCTGCTTCTGCTCCACGGCTACTGTTCATCCAACTACACGTGGAAAGATGTGGTCGAGCCACTGGCGGCGGCTGGCTACCGGGTGATTGCACCCGATCTGAAGGGGTTCGGTTTTTCGGAAAAACCGGCCGACCGCCGCTACCACGTGCAGGACCATGCTCAACTCGTGATTGGGCTGCTTGACCGGCTGGGTATCGAGACCGCCACCTTTGTGGGCAACTCCTTTGGCGGTGCAGTGGCACTGGCCTGCGCCCTGATGTGGGCCTCGCGGGTGACGGGACTGGTGCTCATTGACGCGGCCTACAACGATGCACCCTTGCGGCAGTATCCATTCAGTCTCTATGCCCGGATTGCCCGGACCTGGCTGGTTGGGGAAGCGGCCGTGCCCTTGCTGATGGCAACCCGGCAGACTTCGGAGACCCTGCTGCGTGGGTTCTTCCACGATCAGCAGGTGGTGACGCCGGAGCGGATCACGGCATACTTTCGTGCGTTGCGAACCGTGGAAGGACAACGCGCCGCTCTGACAACGGCCCGCCAGTGGGACCTGAACTGGATCGAGCAGGAGTTGTCCGGCATCACCGTCCCGGTGCTGATCATCTGGGGAGAGTATGACCGGTCCATTCCGGTTACGCTGGGTGTTCGTCTGCGCGCCCGTCTTCCACAGGCCGAATTTGTGGTCATTCCCGATTGTGGACACATCCCGGAGGAGGAACGCCCGGAAGAAACCACGGCTCTGATCCTTGACTTTTGCCGGCGGCAGGCGGTGCGTCCGGTGCCGTCTCTGGCGGCTTCAGCCACGGCGGCTCTGGCGGCAGGTGCATCCTCCACTGGAGCCCCGGTCAACCTGGCCGTGGCTGTTCAGCCCGACACGTCCGCTTCGGCTGACACCACGCCACCCCATACCACTTCACCCCAAGCGGCAGAGGAATCGCCGGCGGAGTAG
- the yhbH gene encoding sporulation protein YhbH — protein MAIQQHDWSLQRKGVIDQERHKERVKEAIRKNLSSIVSNEAIILSDGRKTVKVPIRSLDEYKFRFDRNKQKHVAQGDGNSKVGDVVAREGQSGSGPGKGGTGPAGSDAGQEYYEAEVNIDDIAALIFEDLELPFLEERANKAMPARTTRFTEIRRTGAFSNLDKRRSIIENIKRNAIERGRAQVGGFKKEDLRFKSWEEDVRFESNAVVLALMDVSGSMGEFKKYIARSFYFWMVRFLRTKYDNVEIVFISHHTEAKEVTEEQFFTQGESGGTVVSSAYKLALDIIDKRYPPKDWNIYPFHFSDGDNYYSDNEEAVRLADKLITTCNLFGYGEIGDEGASSYRRSSGALLSIFKEHLKHQKRFIGVRIDSKEDVYPALKEFFGARNIKV, from the coding sequence ATGGCGATTCAGCAGCATGACTGGAGCCTTCAGCGCAAGGGCGTCATTGACCAGGAGCGCCACAAGGAGCGCGTCAAAGAGGCCATCCGTAAGAACCTCAGCTCGATTGTTTCCAACGAGGCCATCATCCTTTCGGATGGACGCAAGACGGTCAAGGTGCCCATTCGGTCGCTGGATGAGTACAAATTCCGCTTCGACCGCAACAAGCAGAAGCATGTCGCCCAAGGGGACGGCAACTCAAAAGTGGGCGATGTGGTGGCGCGGGAAGGCCAGTCCGGCAGTGGGCCGGGCAAAGGCGGCACGGGGCCGGCCGGCAGCGATGCCGGGCAGGAATACTACGAAGCGGAGGTCAACATTGACGACATCGCGGCGCTCATTTTTGAGGACTTGGAACTGCCGTTTCTCGAAGAGCGTGCCAACAAGGCGATGCCGGCCCGCACCACCCGCTTCACGGAAATCCGCCGCACCGGAGCCTTTTCCAACCTCGACAAGCGCCGCTCGATTATCGAGAACATCAAACGCAATGCCATCGAGAGGGGACGCGCCCAGGTGGGCGGATTCAAAAAAGAAGACCTGCGCTTCAAGAGCTGGGAGGAAGATGTCCGTTTCGAGTCCAATGCCGTCGTACTGGCGCTGATGGATGTCTCCGGCTCGATGGGTGAGTTCAAGAAATACATCGCCCGCAGCTTTTACTTCTGGATGGTGCGTTTTCTGCGTACCAAGTACGACAACGTCGAAATTGTCTTCATCAGCCACCACACCGAGGCCAAGGAAGTCACCGAGGAGCAGTTCTTCACCCAGGGGGAATCCGGCGGCACGGTGGTGTCCAGCGCCTACAAACTGGCGCTCGACATCATTGACAAACGCTACCCTCCGAAGGACTGGAACATCTATCCGTTTCACTTCTCGGATGGTGACAACTACTATAGTGACAACGAGGAAGCCGTCCGGCTTGCCGACAAGCTCATCACCACGTGCAATCTCTTTGGGTATGGCGAAATTGGAGATGAAGGGGCGTCCAGCTACCGACGTTCGTCGGGGGCGTTGCTTTCGATTTTCAAGGAACATCTCAAGCACCAGAAACGCTTTATCGGAGTGCGCATTGACAGCAAGGAAGACGTGTATCCGGCGCTCAAGGAGTTTTTTGGTGCGCGCAACATCAAGGTTTGA
- the nrdR gene encoding transcriptional regulator NrdR has product MKCPYCGNLEDKVVDSRESREGDVIRRRRECLKCERRFTSYERIDEIPYMVIKKDGRREPFDRQKVLAGLARACEKRPVPAAKLEAIVNAVEKYVQESRDRERSTQKIGELIMRRLKDLDKVAYVRFASVYLEFKDVTEFMSELKSLVKSTPTTSRRRRGTNGISA; this is encoded by the coding sequence GTGAAGTGTCCGTACTGTGGCAACCTTGAAGATAAGGTTGTGGACTCGCGCGAAAGCCGTGAAGGCGATGTCATCCGCCGTCGTCGTGAATGTCTGAAATGTGAACGACGGTTCACATCTTATGAACGGATTGATGAAATCCCCTACATGGTCATCAAGAAAGACGGCCGGCGGGAACCTTTTGACCGGCAGAAGGTGCTGGCGGGCTTGGCCCGGGCCTGCGAAAAACGTCCTGTGCCGGCCGCCAAGCTCGAAGCCATTGTGAATGCGGTCGAGAAATACGTTCAGGAATCGCGTGACCGGGAGCGGTCAACACAGAAGATTGGCGAACTCATTATGCGCCGGCTCAAGGATTTGGACAAAGTGGCCTACGTCCGCTTCGCTTCGGTGTATCTGGAGTTCAAGGATGTGACCGAGTTTATGTCCGAGTTGAAATCGCTCGTGAAGTCAACCCCGACCACGTCCCGCCGGAGACGTGGCACGAATGGGATTTCCGCCTGA
- a CDS encoding type IV pilus twitching motility protein PilT yields the protein MSYFDLPPIIERMLAVDDKISDLNFSVGRPPQVELNGKLVPVDIKGLRNLTPYQTEIIAMALMAGNHEAAEKLVQTGSVDLSYSLPSRTRFRVNIFSQRGTYSIVMRVIPTEVPTLESLGLPPQLGEIANLKNGIVLVTGPTGSGKSSTLAAILRKINEEKFYHIVTIEDPIEFLHTHKNCTINQRELGSDTPSFALALRAALRQAPKVILVGEMRDLETTEIALEAAETGHLVFSTLHTTDASKTVDRIIGIFPKNEEHVIRVRLAQAFRYIISQRLIPRADGKGRVAAVEILKSTPRTREYIEKGESEGKSLLDAMEDGSLDGMQHFDQVIERMIREGIITQEDGVAFATNQNNLLLRLSGLGSSSDFAGAGGSEINRMQKEQQGLRPTLGGMRPIAPPVRNTTETPRPSMLDIIER from the coding sequence ATGAGTTACTTTGACCTGCCACCGATCATCGAACGCATGCTGGCGGTAGATGACAAAATCAGTGACCTGAACTTTTCCGTCGGGCGTCCGCCGCAAGTCGAACTCAACGGCAAGCTCGTTCCGGTGGACATCAAGGGGCTGCGCAACCTGACCCCCTACCAGACCGAAATCATCGCCATGGCGCTCATGGCCGGAAACCACGAAGCAGCGGAGAAGCTGGTGCAGACGGGTTCCGTGGACCTCTCCTACAGTCTGCCTTCCCGGACGCGCTTCCGTGTCAACATCTTCTCGCAGCGTGGGACGTATTCCATCGTCATGCGCGTCATTCCGACGGAAGTCCCCACGCTTGAGTCGCTGGGGCTGCCGCCGCAGTTGGGCGAGATTGCCAATCTCAAAAATGGGATCGTGCTGGTGACGGGGCCGACCGGCAGCGGCAAGTCTTCGACGCTGGCGGCGATTCTGCGCAAGATCAACGAGGAAAAGTTCTACCACATCGTCACCATTGAAGACCCCATCGAGTTTCTGCACACCCACAAAAACTGCACCATCAATCAGCGTGAACTCGGCAGCGACACGCCAAGTTTTGCGCTGGCCTTGCGGGCAGCCCTGCGGCAGGCACCGAAAGTCATCCTTGTGGGTGAAATGCGCGATCTGGAGACCACCGAAATCGCGCTGGAAGCTGCCGAAACGGGTCACCTGGTGTTTTCAACCCTGCACACCACAGACGCTTCCAAGACGGTGGACCGCATCATCGGTATCTTCCCGAAGAATGAGGAACACGTCATCCGTGTACGGCTGGCGCAGGCTTTCCGCTACATCATCAGCCAGCGTCTGATCCCACGGGCGGATGGCAAAGGGCGGGTCGCGGCGGTGGAAATCCTGAAGTCCACGCCCCGTACCCGCGAGTACATCGAAAAGGGTGAAAGTGAAGGGAAGTCACTGCTGGATGCCATGGAAGATGGTTCGCTCGACGGCATGCAGCACTTCGATCAGGTGATTGAGCGGATGATCCGGGAGGGCATCATTACGCAGGAAGATGGTGTGGCCTTCGCCACCAATCAGAACAACCTCCTGCTGCGCCTTTCCGGTCTTGGCTCTTCCAGCGATTTTGCCGGTGCCGGGGGCAGCGAGATCAACCGCATGCAGAAGGAGCAACAGGGGTTGCGTCCAACCTTGGGGGGCATGCGTCCGATTGCGCCGCCGGTGCGCAACACGACCGAGACGCCGCGCCCGTCCATGCTCGACATCATCGAACGGTGA
- a CDS encoding zinc-ribbon domain-containing protein: MKVVCTQCRAKFDIQEKNLPDKPFQVNCPKCRFEMTVKPPPKATPTLRGAPKRMQANQDAIMQLVALLTGQTARNADGSTGPLASWQRRQTLLCLADPAQAQHVLEKLDHQAYAPTVCTEVSKAIELMRDSRVDMVLLDPQFDSANQGGITILRHINSLPPKYRRRTYLVLVSPQVKTLDTYMAFLNGVNLTINTSDIDTINQILERSIRDFNELYRGYNAAAGLSPF, from the coding sequence ATGAAAGTTGTCTGCACGCAGTGTCGCGCGAAGTTCGACATTCAGGAAAAGAACCTGCCGGACAAGCCGTTTCAGGTCAACTGCCCGAAGTGTCGCTTCGAGATGACGGTCAAGCCACCGCCAAAAGCTACTCCCACGTTGCGCGGAGCACCAAAGCGTATGCAAGCTAATCAGGATGCCATCATGCAACTTGTGGCCCTGCTGACCGGGCAAACCGCCCGCAATGCTGATGGTTCGACGGGACCACTGGCCAGTTGGCAGCGCCGCCAGACACTGCTCTGTCTGGCAGACCCGGCGCAGGCTCAACACGTGCTCGAAAAACTCGACCACCAAGCGTATGCCCCGACAGTTTGTACCGAAGTATCCAAAGCCATTGAGCTGATGCGGGACTCAAGGGTGGACATGGTACTGCTTGACCCGCAATTTGACAGCGCCAACCAGGGCGGCATCACTATCCTTCGGCATATCAACTCACTGCCTCCGAAGTACCGGCGTCGGACGTACCTCGTTCTGGTCTCACCGCAGGTCAAGACGCTTGACACGTACATGGCGTTTCTGAACGGCGTCAACCTCACCATCAACACCTCTGACATTGACACCATCAACCAGATACTGGAGCGCAGTATCCGTGACTTCAACGAACTGTATCGCGGTTACAACGCAGCAGCGGGGCTAAGCCCATTTTAG
- a CDS encoding DUF3299 domain-containing protein yields the protein MPKRARRTWIFYGIVVEVEANVMQVKSRVNKLLVALWLLVGSVSHGGAGTPAPTVLRFRDLDGVQVNGREVVFPPRAQQLNGKQVEINGFMVPLGISDGKIRRFILIEVPLACCFGDGPGIEQMIFVTLAPGQELSAASDYPVAVIGTLQVGVQRRESGAVESLYRIVNARARKLV from the coding sequence GTGCCGAAGCGTGCCCGGCGCACTTGGATTTTCTATGGCATTGTTGTTGAGGTTGAAGCCAACGTGATGCAGGTCAAATCACGTGTGAATAAGTTGCTTGTAGCCCTGTGGTTGCTTGTCGGGTCCGTTAGTCACGGCGGGGCCGGGACACCGGCACCAACGGTTTTGCGGTTTCGCGATCTGGATGGTGTGCAGGTCAACGGTCGGGAAGTCGTCTTTCCGCCACGCGCCCAGCAGCTCAATGGCAAGCAGGTGGAAATCAACGGCTTCATGGTGCCGCTTGGCATCAGCGATGGGAAAATCCGCCGGTTCATTCTCATTGAAGTTCCACTGGCCTGCTGCTTTGGTGATGGGCCGGGCATCGAGCAGATGATTTTCGTGACCCTCGCACCGGGACAGGAACTCAGCGCCGCCAGTGACTACCCCGTGGCGGTCATCGGCACACTTCAGGTTGGGGTGCAGCGCCGGGAGAGCGGAGCCGTCGAAAGCCTTTACCGGATTGTCAATGCGCGGGCGCGGAAGCTGGTGTGA
- a CDS encoding Gfo/Idh/MocA family protein: MSQTTFHIAVIGCGHWGPNHIRTFSSFPEAKVVAAADVSRQNLERVGRAYPGLTLFEDYRRMLAETDIHAVVISTPTSTHHAIVRDVLLADKHVLVEKPLCRTAEEGEELVTLAAERNRLLMVGQVFLFNRGILKLKEYLQFGDLGRIYTMVSTRTNLGPIRKDVNAVYDLASHDIAIFDFLTGATPLEVSASGAAYLQPGIEDLAFITLRYPNDLLAHVHVSWLNPRKVREITIVGDRKMLIWDDLATIGPICVYDKGVIREPYYEDYGQFQLLAREGDISIPRIQLEEPLKAQARYFLDGLRRGSLTVSDGKSGLAVVRTLEAIQTSLAQRGTPVSISRTKPA, encoded by the coding sequence ATGAGCCAAACCACCTTTCATATCGCCGTCATCGGGTGTGGTCACTGGGGACCAAACCACATCCGCACATTTTCGTCCTTTCCCGAAGCCAAGGTCGTCGCGGCAGCCGATGTCAGCCGCCAGAACCTGGAACGGGTCGGCCGGGCTTATCCGGGACTCACCCTGTTTGAGGACTACCGCCGGATGCTGGCTGAAACCGACATCCATGCCGTCGTTATCTCCACGCCGACAAGTACACACCATGCCATCGTCCGGGATGTCCTGCTGGCCGACAAGCACGTTCTGGTCGAAAAACCGCTCTGCCGCACAGCGGAAGAGGGCGAGGAACTCGTCACCCTGGCGGCTGAACGGAACCGATTGCTGATGGTCGGGCAAGTCTTCCTGTTCAACCGTGGGATTCTCAAGCTCAAGGAATACCTGCAATTTGGCGATCTGGGGCGGATTTACACCATGGTTTCGACCCGCACGAACCTGGGGCCGATTCGCAAGGATGTCAATGCCGTTTATGACCTGGCTTCCCACGACATCGCCATTTTTGACTTTCTGACCGGCGCTACACCACTCGAAGTTTCGGCTTCGGGCGCGGCCTATCTCCAGCCCGGCATTGAAGACCTGGCGTTCATCACCCTGCGCTATCCCAACGACCTGCTGGCGCACGTCCATGTGTCGTGGCTCAACCCGCGCAAGGTGCGCGAGATTACCATTGTGGGCGACCGGAAAATGCTCATCTGGGATGACCTGGCCACCATTGGGCCCATCTGTGTCTATGACAAGGGTGTGATCCGTGAGCCGTACTACGAGGATTACGGGCAATTCCAACTACTTGCCCGTGAAGGCGACATTTCCATTCCACGCATTCAGCTTGAAGAACCGCTCAAGGCACAGGCGCGCTACTTCCTCGACGGGCTGCGGCGGGGAAGTCTGACGGTTTCCGACGGCAAAAGCGGTTTGGCTGTCGTGCGTACGCTCGAAGCCATTCAGACCTCACTTGCCCAGCGCGGCACCCCGGTGAGCATCAGCCGGACAAAACCGGCGTGA